The window TATTCTACTGAGCATCTTGTAGTAGCTTTTGTTTTCAACTCCGATCAAACTAATCCTCTTTTGCATCCACAAGGTGGGATGCAGAACAATATGTTACAAGTTGCTACCACCGGTCCTTTTGCCTCTATATCTGTTCTCCGTGATAAAGCAACAGATGCAGCCaagaaaaagcaaaaaagaaaaggctGCTAAAGTGCCCAAGCAAAGAACCATGCATGGAGAGAAAGAGAATGCTTTGCCAAAGCGATGCACCCATCTATCCTGAGAGCTAGCTGAGCTCTGCTGCCACCGACGTGAGCGAAAAATCATCTTGGATTTCGATCGAGCAaggtgatactccctccgtccgaaaatacttgtcaccaaaatggATAAGACGGAGGAAGTACCTGTCAGCTCAGGTGACTCGCATCTCTTCATCTGACATATTTATTTCTCTGTGCATATATGCATCGGCATGCATGTAGTATAATTTGCATGCCTCTCGTTTTGCATGCAGTGTGAGATCAGCGACATTTGTGGGCCGGGAGCGGAGTATTGGTCTAATCTGCAGGCGATGGGTTAGATATATATATCCGGCCGCTGGGAGCCCCACATGATGCTTCAGAATATATGATGAACATATTAATATACGTTGGACATTTTACAAATACACTGTGATTATTTTTAGAATATATGAtgattttttaaaatacatgaaatttatttttaaaatacaAGATGGATGTTTTTAATTACCAATTGATATTTTTTAATTCATGTTGAACATATAATTTTACAAGATGAATATTTATTTATTACAGATGAGGGTTTGTCAGTACAcgatgattttttttataaaatacACTATGAATTGTTTTTCATGCAAGATGAACAATTTTTagatacaacatgaacatttttaacaTAAATGGTGAGCACATTCTTTAATACACCGTCAATCTTTTTATATAGACCGGATGACCTTTTTTACTATGCACCTTGAATATTTTAAAAATACATGAGTAACATACGAATTACATGATTAACCTttttaagtactccctctgttcattttTATAAGACGTTGTAGACATTTCAGACAGTGCCTAAAACAGTTCAATCTTGGCTGTCTGAAACGTCTTATaaaaatgaacggagggagtacatgataaaAATTTTAAAAGACACATTGAAATATTTTCGCATACACATTGATTTTtaaaatatatgatgaacatttttacaaaCTATGTTATATATTTTGAAACCAATGTTAATTTTGTAAATAAAACATAAGCTTTTTATATTGACGGACATTTTTTGGTCATacgaggattttttttttgaaatagaaGAATACCGTTTTTGGTTTGATACCCTTTTTGTTATACAAAAACAATTTTTCAAATAGACATGAACAGTTTTTATATACGCAAATACTTTTTGAAACACATGGATAATTTACTTTTAAAACACCGTGATTTTTTGTGTAATTTATACCGAAATAAATAAATTAAAGTCTTTAGTTTGAAATATACTTACTAGatattaataataataaaaaaagtaATAAAAGAAGAAGATTAGGCGACTGGCCCCCCATTGGAACTCCCATGGCGACTGCCGCCGCCGCACTCACCCGCGACGAGGCCCTCATCGGCtgcggcgcggcccccctctcccgcgGCCGTCATCGCCGCGCGCTGCGCTTCGCCCGACGCTCTCGCCACGCCCGCCAAGGACTGATGTTGAGCTATGAAGAAGATCGCCGGGGGCAGCAGCTCATCAGAGAAATCGAAAGGCGACATGAAGAACAAGAATTCTGTATTGGCGGATTCTGCAGTGGTTACAGATTGGGGAACCAAAGCTGTCGCTCTTGTTTGATCCCATTCACAGGTGTCCCAAATTGGAGTCCCTTTGTTGTGGGAGTATAAAGTGAAGGAAGCTACGGGGAGCAGCGAATTAGCCACCAAAAGATTGCCTAAAGTTCCCAAGGTACTACTGTATGTGTTAACGAACCACTGCGCACGTTTTTGTTACTTATATTCAGTAGATTTCAGAACAAATAGCCAGTCAATTCTCTGTATAAATGCTTATCCTTACTCCTGCTAGGGAACACGTGACTTTATTGCATTACTTACATTCCTAGATGTTCAAACTTTCAAATCTTACCATCAAGTAACCTGCAGGCTGCCTGAGCTATGCTCTCTGCGGTATGATCTGACCATTCCATTCGCCCGGTACATTGCCATGAATGACATAAGTGCACCGAGGAGGTACCGGATAGCAAAACTATACAGGACAGATAACCCATCATAGGGAAGATACCGAGAATTCTACCAGTGTGACTTTGacattgctggagtatatatatgcATGAGCCAATGGAATTCTCACAGAATTGCTGGATAGGCTAGATATTGGCACGCATGATAAAACTAAATCACAGAAAGTTGCTTGATGTCATGCTGGAGATCTGCGGTGTGCCTCCTGACAAGTTCAGAATGGTCTGCTCAAGCATCGACAAGCTCGACAAACTGACATtcgaagaggtgaagtaagaactgGTATGCATGCAGTGGTAGTAACTACTCTGTTTCTTGGCAGCAGATCATATTGACACTTTGCATCACTCTTTCGCTCTGTCGGCCGAGATGAGGTACCCTGTTCTCTCCCCCCTGCTCCTGCTTTGTTCCTCAGATTAGCATCCATTTCTGTGATAAATGACTATGTCTTCAAAAACTGTTACTGGTAGTATTGAACTTATATGCATTCGAGAATTCCTATGATAAAACACATGACTTTGTTGCCAATGTCCAAACACAAAAATTGGCTGTTTCCAAACACAAAACATGGCGTAGTTTGCTACAGTTGGTCGCAAAGAAGAAATCTTCGAGCATTGTTATACAAAACGGGGGTTGTTTCTTTGCTTTGCTAAGACAATCAAACACGTGCAAAGCGGGAGTTCTTGGTAAAATTGGTTAACACAAACTTTACATTGCCTGCATGCATTTGAAGGAAATCTAACTTCCTAAAACTCCAGCACTTTGGGCAAGAGCAAGAGACCTCCATACACCAACTGAACCATGTGACTGCTATTTAGTTAAATATAGGGTACAGAAATATCATTCAAACACATACTATGGGATATATACATACCACAACCGAACACGAGGTAAGTTCAAAAAGATCAATAATCGAAGTAACATTACAATAGAAGTACAAATTACAAGAATCAGTGACGGATTCAGCAGTACCACATACATATGCATTACAATATTCAATAATGGATGCAGTCTGTTTATTTAGCCCGCGATGATACGTACCAGATGATTTGTTGCTCAACTGGAAGATAATGTGACATATTCCAATCTCTTCACTCGGTGATTATCTTTGGCCACTTGCTGGCGTACTTTTCATCCAAGTACTTGGGGGTGTCCTTCAAATCTTGTACCAAGAACTTGGTTATTTCATCTGCTTGATTACCAACACTGAGATGCACCTCTTGGAGGCTTTTGAGAGTCTCAATGCCGTAAATCCCTTCAAAGGCTTCAAACTGCATATCAATCCTCTCCAGTGCTGGCATTACCTCCCTTCCAGTAACTGCAAAGCTCAGCCTTGGCACCATAGTTGCAAAGAAGCGAAGCAGCTTTAGACTCTTGAATCCCCCAGGTGGAAAAATGATCTCCCTGTCGGTAAGCTGTTTATTTTCCTCAAGAATGTCCACTATGTCCCTATCATCTTTGGCTACGCTGAGTGTAAAGGTGAGCGTAAACAATTTGGGCAGGTCCTGGATGAGCTTGAAAGTATCAGTCCGAAGAACTGTCACAGAAAGGGTCAGCTTATAGAGGTTATTGAGTTCTTTGATCCACTTTGGGGGCCTTTCCATCTTGCCAGACAACTCTAGGCCGATGATGTATCTGGGAGGAGTGGTCATGGTGTCTAGTGAGTTGATAAAATTAGAGCTCTCATCATTGATTGCCAATGTCTGCAGACCGCAGCTACAGAGGTACTCAATGGAGGAGCGTAATTGTTTGAAGGTTTGACCGCCCTCCCTTATATTGAGCTTGTAAATGGCAAGTTTCCTTAGCCCTGTCAGCTGATGAAGGCTTGCTACAGCTGATGAGTCCTCATCGATCTCAATCCCTGACAAGATACGAAGTGCTTTCATCGGCTCCTTGTTCTTCTCATGTGGCAACTTCAAAGCCTTCTTTGTGTTTTTGTTCCCTCCAAGCATGCTACGGAGCTGTTTGAGCTGTCCAAAAGCTTTTGGCAGCACCCCGACATTTGTCTCCCTTATGTCAAGAGTTTCTAGATACTGGAGCTTCTCAATCTTTGATGGAATCTCAGAAACCTCTGTTCGTCGGAGGCTCAAATACTTCAACACGAGCATTTTACATATGCCATTCATATGCTTATCTGTCAAACCCTTCCAGCCCTCAAGATCTAGCACTTGTATTATTCCATTGTTGAACGAATGGAAAGGGAGCCGTCTGTTCTGGCTTCCAAACGCTGTCAGTGACCGCACTTGAGACAAGTTCATGCCTTTTGTTGAATTCCCATGCTTGGAACCACTGCTTTGCATGGAGAGTCGACGGACTTTGTTGCTAGGAGTTGGCATCAACCAATGTCCACCAACAACAGTAATAAAATTCTCTTCGCTTGACTTGGACACGATATATTCCAGGATCATGTCATGAACTTTAAAGGATTTTACCTTCCCGTTGCTGCTGTGATCCACAGGGCGTATTATCTTCCTGCTTACAAGCTGATTGAAGTATGTTTCTGCCACTTCCTCTGCACTCAGCCCTTGCTTCTCAGCGACGAAACATTCTGATATCCATCGCCGGGTCAGACGCTTCTTACTAACTTTCGAGCCCTTGGGGAATATGCTCAGATACAATGAGCAGGTCTTGAGATCTGCTGGCCAATCATTATAGCAATAATCAAGTATCCTTGTGACCCCCTCCAATGTAAGGGGAGCCACCTGCTCTGGAAATAATGACTTGCAAACTTTACTCCAATGATCGTTGTTTCTTGTTGGGTTGCAAGCCACAAGGCCAGCCATGGTGACTATGGCCAAAGGCAGCCCCCCACAATATTTCCATATCTCCTCATGGACCTCTTCTATCTCCCTTTCTTTGCTTCTCTGTGGATCAGAAACACGGTCATCGAACGGACCTTTGGCATTGGCATCACTTGGGACATCGGCTGAATGCAGATGATCTGTTCCATCTCCTTCAGAGGACTCAGCACCAACAGCTTGAGATCTTGTATCCATTCTTTTTCTTTCTTGGCTGCTTGGGGATTCAGAAACACCCTGATGAAATAGACTTTTGGAGTCGGGATCACTTAGGGCATTAACTGTATGCAGATAATCAGTTCCATCTCTTTCTGAGCAAGCCGCACCAACAGCTTGAAATCTTGTAGTTACTATTACTCTGCTATCATTATTATTATCATGTGGCAACCAATTTCTAATGGTCTCCCATGTTTGTACAGACCATATATCATCAATCAAGAGGAGATACCTGCCAAAAAACATGAAACAAAATACAAGTGAGAAGAAACATCCTTAGCTTATTTAAGTTCATACCACTGAGAAAAAAAAAACCTCCGAACAGTCCAAGAGAGCCTTATACGTATTCAGATTCAACACAAATTCAAGTAGTTCGACCCAACCTATCTCCAAATTGCCATATTTTTATGAATTGGATTGATATAATTTTATGATTTTGATTCTACTTTTCAGGTACAATTTTAGTATGTTACCTGCTACGTTTTGTACAGAAATTTTTATTTATACTCGACTAGGTTCAGCTATAAAATTTGCTATTCGTAACAAGTTGAAGTTCAGTTATAAAATTTCCACAATTATTCCTTGTGCAACCTTTTTTTTGACGAAATTTCCTCGTGCAACTTTAACTATTAATATTTTGGTGTTTATTTTATCAAGGCTCCACTAGTTAGATAAGGTTTCTATTTTCTGAAAAATATTCCTTTTCTCATTCACTATTGTACATACTTCAGAATGAAATGGCTGTGGTAAACAACACAATTTTATCGCAGCTTTACTACAATTTAGACACTTGATGCATATACACAGTCATTACTAACTAACTACGAGTAATTtaggaaaaacaaaagaaatgaTTTTGAGGTACCTCCTTCCAAGCAGGCGCTTTTTGAGTTCTTCAATAAGCTGGTCACGATTCATTGTTTCTATCTTATTCTGCATGCTGCCATCATTGCTTTGCGGCCTGTGACCAGAGAGCAGTGGCACAACTCGCTTAACTGAGCTTTTAATACCTGTCACTAGGCTCTTCTTCTCCACCTTCCCTGCGTTGCTGCCCTCCTGCACCTCCTCCTTTGTCTTGATTTGACTGTCTGCTGGCTTGATTTGCCCAAGAACATCCCTTAGGACTTCATCTTCATCAAAGTTCTGAGACACCGTGACTGATGCACGGCAGTCAAATTCATTCCTGAAATCTTGGTACAGTGCCATGGCAATGGTGGTCTTTCCCACACCACCAAATCCAATCAATGACACAACAGCTCGACGAGAGCCTTTATCATGTTTGGCTAGCCAACCTCCGAGCTTCTTCATGTCCACCTTCACTCCCACGGGGTTCTCTGTGCGGATGAGCTGACGGCTCGCCACCAAATGCTCAGCAATGCCATACGTAACAGCATGGGTTGCTCCGGCTCCGGAGCTTGTTCTTGGGTTTGGGTTGTTCACTCCATATCTGTTGCGCCTCTTAGCAATGTACTGTGCCCGGACCTTGAGCTCGGCAATCTTGGAGGCAATGTCACGGCGAGGCCAGAACGTCCACATCTCGTAGACTATCGTCACGATGAAGGAGCATCTTGCATCGCTGAGAGAGTCCTGAGGGAGGCGATGAGCAAAGTCATCGATGCAGTCTTCCATGTCGTATGCCATGTCACGAATCTGCTTCATCCAGTTCTTGAGCCGGCGATCGTGGTCATCCAGGGCAGAGCTGAGGTCGCCAAGAAAGGCC is drawn from Triticum dicoccoides isolate Atlit2015 ecotype Zavitan chromosome 4A, WEW_v2.0, whole genome shotgun sequence and contains these coding sequences:
- the LOC119288420 gene encoding disease resistance protein Pik-2-like — encoded protein: MEFVVGASEATMRSLLGKLGGLLAQEYTLIRGVRGDIQYINDELASMQAFLGDLSSALDDHDRRLKNWMKQIRDMAYDMEDCIDDFAHRLPQDSLSDARCSFIVTIVYEMWTFWPRRDIASKIAELKVRAQYIAKRRNRYGVNNPNPRTSSGAGATHAVTYGIAEHLVASRQLIRTENPVGVKVDMKKLGGWLAKHDKGSRRAVVSLIGFGGVGKTTIAMALYQDFRNEFDCRASVTVSQNFDEDEVLRDVLGQIKPADSQIKTKEEVQEGSNAGKVEKKSLVTGIKSSVKRVVPLLSGHRPQSNDGSMQNKIETMNRDQLIEELKKRLLGRRYLLLIDDIWSVQTWETIRNWLPHDNNNDSRVIVTTRFQAVGAACSERDGTDYLHTVNALSDPDSKSLFHQGVSESPSSQERKRMDTRSQAVGAESSEGDGTDHLHSADVPSDANAKGPFDDRVSDPQRSKEREIEEVHEEIWKYCGGLPLAIVTMAGLVACNPTRNNDHWSKVCKSLFPEQVAPLTLEGVTRILDYCYNDWPADLKTCSLYLSIFPKGSKVSKKRLTRRWISECFVAEKQGLSAEEVAETYFNQLVSRKIIRPVDHSSNGKVKSFKVHDMILEYIVSKSSEENFITVVGGHWLMPTPSNKVRRLSMQSSGSKHGNSTKGMNLSQVRSLTAFGSQNRRLPFHSFNNGIIQVLDLEGWKGLTDKHMNGICKMLVLKYLSLRRTEVSEIPSKIEKLQYLETLDIRETNVGVLPKAFGQLKQLRSMLGGNKNTKKALKLPHEKNKEPMKALRILSGIEIDEDSSAVASLHQLTGLRKLAIYKLNIREGGQTFKQLRSSIEYLCSCGLQTLAINDESSNFINSLDTMTTPPRYIIGLELSGKMERPPKWIKELNNLYKLTLSVTVLRTDTFKLIQDLPKLFTLTFTLSVAKDDRDIVDILEENKQLTDREIIFPPGGFKSLKLLRFFATMVPRLSFAVTGREVMPALERIDMQFEAFEGIYGIETLKSLQEVHLSVGNQADEITKFLVQDLKDTPKYLDEKYASKWPKIITE